From the genome of Planctomycetia bacterium, one region includes:
- a CDS encoding BlaI/MecI/CopY family transcriptional regulator: MKKVRLGVLQLKIMNVLWEQGPATVAEVQERLVDGAELAYTTIATMLRKMEVRGLVKHRSEGRRFIYRAGVEPEAVSRTMVDDLIDRVFGGSLADAVSHLLETRDVSRDELRQLEKLIQQRKQQR, from the coding sequence ATGAAGAAAGTGCGTTTGGGAGTTCTGCAACTGAAGATCATGAACGTGCTCTGGGAGCAAGGTCCCGCCACGGTCGCGGAAGTGCAGGAACGCTTGGTCGACGGCGCGGAGTTGGCGTACACGACGATTGCCACCATGCTGCGCAAGATGGAAGTGCGCGGACTGGTAAAGCACAGGAGCGAAGGACGGCGCTTTATCTACCGCGCGGGTGTGGAACCGGAGGCGGTCTCGCGCACGATGGTCGACGACCTGATCGACCGCGTGTTCGGCGGCAGTTTGGCCGATGCCGTGAGCCATCTGCTGGAGACGCGCGACGTCAGCCGCGACGAATTGCGCCAATTGGAAAAACTCATTCAACAACGCAAGCAACAACGATGA
- a CDS encoding M56 family metallopeptidase: MNDAMIPTALVTTAVFLAAATAITVALVALAARGLREPGTHRTLWRAALATIFTLFVGEATGLFAAGGAWMRYQLASPKRRADVVPLPLIAAVDFEPASLAVIDEELDSQLASEASAEPMSPEAQAIDDRVSEVEFDFEADLALVELPEDVAFGSPELTEQEVVAGESFATVPSAWDEIEPTRSATLAPSGILIPWQRIFGWTWAAIAVALTLRLTFARFVWLWRYRHARPVGDREIKQCVGALARELGLRRRVAIWSSPRWVAPVAWGVWRPSIGLPEDFRETYSQAERDAMLAHELGHLAARDPAWQCLADGVVALLWWAPWCWWLRRQLRIAAEWMADEASLLVTDGPQALAECLVLLGRRLTPEPAASFSVTGSFRSNLGRRVERLLQLAEATGVEGRARRPDRWRMPALALCAALSMVAGSAWARSGIESTQGADHMRWFEQSWRRSLAGGIVSLALGAPTTAILAEEVDFEVAVAVDDDDDDSVDDADDEAEAAAEEAAEEAAVEAAEQAEEAAEEAEEAAEEAADNAEEAAEEAEEAAEEAAEEAEEAAEEESEESEESDEAAEEESEDAEDDADDDDDDSDEKQDDGDVDEEDVNVDIEVEIDAVGEEIAAAMEEVDEELAGALDEVSVEIKAGLSEVSEELDSALAEADEAVVRVQAEVEVALEEAKAEQGDENGEASEEVKQKVAAKADEAKAKAMHKAIEGQRKALDKMREKLGEGLKDREEKTRGMQEKMHKQREKTVRKLEEARGKAQEKLKQARDKGGPEAEELEGKLHEQLGQMEKQLVEQEFMMQDRMREAKRAQQDAHREAVERLRMEEQQMEERIQQQLGQDGEERAVVRKRLKDQNQQRGKARGQLLKARADQKRAEGRTSDEAQQKHLHDVIDQLRKQGHEDAASQVEEIFINQISEDEEEVVVEKGDKDSNGKQGPDGELQGRVDELQGEVNALRGEIGELRDLLKQALSEKKDSPPAP, encoded by the coding sequence ATGAACGACGCGATGATTCCGACGGCGCTCGTCACGACCGCCGTATTTCTCGCCGCAGCCACGGCCATCACCGTAGCTCTTGTCGCGCTCGCGGCGCGCGGGCTACGTGAGCCAGGCACGCATCGCACGCTCTGGCGGGCGGCGCTGGCGACTATCTTCACTCTGTTTGTCGGCGAAGCCACCGGCCTGTTCGCTGCTGGCGGCGCATGGATGCGGTATCAGCTCGCATCGCCAAAGCGGCGGGCAGATGTTGTTCCACTTCCACTCATTGCCGCAGTCGACTTCGAACCCGCATCACTCGCCGTGATTGACGAGGAACTGGATTCGCAGCTTGCCTCGGAAGCCTCGGCGGAACCGATGTCGCCGGAGGCGCAAGCCATCGACGACCGTGTTAGTGAAGTTGAATTCGACTTTGAGGCGGACTTAGCGCTGGTAGAACTGCCGGAGGACGTCGCATTTGGAAGTCCGGAATTGACGGAGCAGGAAGTTGTTGCTGGGGAGTCGTTCGCTACTGTGCCAAGTGCATGGGACGAAATCGAGCCAACGCGCAGTGCAACCCTCGCGCCGTCAGGAATCTTGATTCCCTGGCAACGCATCTTCGGCTGGACGTGGGCCGCGATCGCCGTCGCGTTGACGCTGCGATTGACCTTCGCGCGGTTTGTCTGGCTCTGGCGGTATCGTCACGCGCGACCGGTGGGCGATCGCGAAATCAAGCAGTGCGTCGGCGCCCTGGCGCGCGAGCTGGGCTTGCGCCGTCGCGTGGCGATCTGGTCGTCGCCGCGCTGGGTGGCGCCGGTGGCCTGGGGCGTCTGGCGGCCGTCGATCGGGTTGCCGGAGGATTTTCGCGAGACATATTCGCAGGCGGAGCGCGACGCGATGCTCGCACATGAGCTGGGACATCTCGCGGCGCGCGATCCGGCCTGGCAATGTCTCGCCGACGGCGTCGTGGCCTTGCTCTGGTGGGCGCCGTGGTGCTGGTGGCTGCGAAGGCAGTTGCGAATCGCGGCGGAGTGGATGGCGGATGAAGCATCGCTGCTGGTGACCGACGGACCGCAGGCGCTCGCTGAATGCCTGGTGCTGCTCGGTCGCCGCCTGACGCCGGAGCCCGCGGCCTCGTTCTCGGTGACCGGAAGTTTTCGATCCAATTTGGGAAGACGCGTCGAGCGCCTGTTGCAGTTAGCCGAAGCGACAGGCGTGGAGGGCCGCGCGCGACGACCGGATCGCTGGAGGATGCCGGCATTGGCGTTGTGCGCGGCCTTGAGCATGGTGGCAGGTTCGGCCTGGGCACGTTCTGGAATTGAGTCAACACAAGGAGCGGATCACATGCGATGGTTTGAACAATCCTGGCGCCGGTCGTTGGCCGGCGGCATTGTATCCTTGGCGCTCGGCGCGCCGACCACGGCAATCTTGGCCGAGGAAGTCGATTTCGAAGTAGCAGTCGCCGTCGATGACGACGACGACGACAGTGTTGACGACGCCGATGACGAAGCGGAGGCCGCGGCAGAAGAAGCTGCAGAAGAAGCTGCAGTAGAGGCTGCCGAGCAGGCGGAGGAAGCAGCTGAAGAGGCGGAAGAAGCCGCTGAGGAAGCGGCCGACAACGCCGAAGAAGCAGCGGAAGAGGCCGAGGAGGCCGCAGAAGAAGCGGCCGAGGAAGCTGAAGAGGCCGCTGAAGAAGAATCTGAAGAATCCGAGGAATCGGACGAAGCCGCTGAGGAAGAATCTGAGGACGCGGAAGACGATGCCGACGACGACGATGATGACTCGGATGAGAAACAAGACGACGGCGATGTCGACGAGGAGGATGTCAATGTCGATATCGAAGTCGAGATCGACGCCGTCGGCGAAGAAATCGCCGCCGCGATGGAAGAAGTCGATGAGGAACTCGCCGGCGCGCTCGATGAGGTCTCCGTCGAGATCAAAGCCGGCTTGTCCGAGGTTTCGGAGGAGCTCGACTCTGCGTTAGCCGAAGCGGACGAAGCTGTCGTCCGAGTGCAGGCCGAGGTCGAAGTGGCGCTCGAGGAAGCCAAGGCCGAGCAAGGCGACGAGAATGGCGAAGCCTCCGAGGAAGTCAAGCAGAAAGTGGCCGCCAAGGCGGATGAGGCCAAAGCGAAGGCCATGCACAAGGCGATTGAGGGCCAGCGAAAGGCGCTTGACAAAATGCGCGAGAAGCTCGGCGAGGGCCTGAAGGATCGTGAGGAAAAAACTCGCGGCATGCAGGAAAAGATGCACAAGCAGCGCGAGAAGACGGTCCGCAAGCTCGAAGAAGCCCGGGGGAAGGCGCAAGAAAAGTTGAAGCAAGCCCGCGACAAGGGTGGCCCGGAAGCCGAGGAGTTGGAAGGCAAGCTGCACGAGCAGTTGGGCCAGATGGAAAAGCAACTCGTCGAGCAAGAATTCATGATGCAGGACCGCATGCGAGAAGCGAAACGAGCTCAACAAGACGCCCATCGCGAAGCCGTAGAGCGGCTCAGGATGGAGGAACAGCAAATGGAGGAGCGCATCCAGCAGCAACTGGGACAGGACGGCGAGGAGCGAGCCGTCGTGCGCAAACGCCTCAAGGATCAGAATCAACAGCGCGGCAAGGCCCGTGGGCAGTTGCTGAAAGCGCGTGCGGACCAGAAGCGGGCCGAAGGGCGAACGTCCGATGAGGCGCAGCAGAAGCATCTTCACGACGTGATCGACCAGCTGCGCAAGCAAGGTCACGAAGATGCCGCGAGTCAGGTGGAGGAGATCTTTATAAATCAGATCTCGGAGGACGAAGAGGAAGTCGTTGTGGAGAAGGGCGACAAGGACTCGAACGGCAAGCAGGGGCCCGACGGCGAACTGCAAGGTCGCGTCGACGAGCTTCAAGGCGAAGTCAACGCCCTGCGCGGTGAAATCGGCGAACTGCGCGATCTCTTGAAGCAAGCGTTGTCCGAGAAGAAGGACTCGCCCCCGGCGCCGTAG